Proteins from a genomic interval of Tautonia rosea:
- a CDS encoding molybdenum cofactor biosynthesis protein MoaE has protein sequence MIAITDQPIDHTAVTEQVRSTRAGAVCSFLGTTREFTGDRTTNHLDYEAYPGMAERTLRNLEEQARSRWELIDVAVVHRVGRLELGEISVVVAVSAPHRKAAFEACQWLMDTIKEVVPIWKKETWADGTEEWVHPGLGPESGRADS, from the coding sequence ATGATCGCCATCACTGACCAGCCGATTGATCACACCGCCGTCACGGAACAGGTTCGCTCAACCCGAGCAGGAGCCGTCTGCAGCTTCCTGGGAACGACCCGCGAATTCACCGGAGATCGGACCACGAATCACCTCGATTACGAAGCCTATCCCGGAATGGCCGAGCGAACCCTCCGAAACCTGGAAGAACAGGCCAGGAGCCGCTGGGAACTGATTGATGTGGCGGTGGTTCATCGCGTCGGCCGCCTCGAACTGGGAGAGATCAGTGTTGTGGTCGCCGTGAGCGCTCCCCACCGGAAGGCCGCGTTCGAGGCCTGTCAGTGGCTCATGGACACGATTAAAGAGGTTGTGCCGATCTGGAAGAAGGAGACCTGGGCCGATGGAACGGAAGAGTGGGTCCATCCGGGACTCGGCCCCGAAAGCGGTCGGGCGGATTCGTGA
- a CDS encoding Gfo/Idh/MocA family protein, whose amino-acid sequence MTDPISRRNFLASSALATGALAAGAVSAATPSPHPRPRHPGPNEQITLGFIGTGGMGRGLINTFKRFDDVRIAAVCDVYEPHALEAVSTSGGNPDVYDDFRRVIDREDIDAVVIATPDHWHAIPSILACQADKDVYCEKPLAWSIGEGSLVAKASEKHQRVTQMGNLIHATDNYHRIAEIVQSGCLGKITKARVWMARDGKSDFLGTPENGTPPAGCNYDMWLGPAPERPFNPNRFTFNWRFFWDYGGGFLSDFVCHLVDPVLWGMKAKAPEFIVASGGRYALDDNGETPDTLEVIYRFPTDWQLIWSLQTSAPHGFRGRSSGIEFVGTKGTLHGHYNDYVIIPNPGEEIVEPEPTLPRSPGHHREWLNKIKSRELCSCNFRYGHELTAVGHLGNIALRTQEALQWDSGAERFTNSEEANGHLFRNEYRKPWDLPKV is encoded by the coding sequence ATGACCGATCCGATTTCCCGTCGCAATTTCCTCGCATCCTCAGCCCTGGCAACCGGAGCCCTTGCGGCCGGTGCCGTCTCAGCAGCAACCCCGAGTCCGCACCCGAGGCCCCGACACCCTGGGCCAAACGAGCAGATCACGCTCGGATTTATCGGCACGGGAGGCATGGGGCGAGGCTTGATCAATACGTTCAAGCGCTTCGACGACGTTCGGATTGCCGCCGTCTGCGATGTGTACGAACCGCACGCTCTGGAGGCTGTCTCCACCTCCGGCGGGAACCCGGACGTTTACGACGATTTCCGCCGCGTCATCGACCGAGAGGACATTGACGCGGTCGTCATCGCCACGCCCGACCACTGGCACGCAATCCCGAGCATCCTCGCCTGTCAGGCTGACAAGGATGTCTACTGCGAGAAGCCGCTTGCCTGGTCGATCGGCGAGGGAAGCCTCGTCGCAAAGGCTTCGGAAAAACACCAGCGCGTGACCCAGATGGGCAACCTGATCCACGCGACCGACAACTACCATCGGATCGCCGAGATCGTCCAGTCGGGCTGCCTCGGGAAGATCACCAAGGCTCGGGTCTGGATGGCCCGCGATGGCAAGAGCGACTTCCTCGGCACGCCAGAGAACGGCACGCCTCCAGCGGGATGCAATTACGACATGTGGCTTGGGCCGGCGCCTGAGCGTCCATTCAACCCCAATCGGTTCACCTTCAACTGGCGGTTTTTCTGGGACTATGGCGGCGGGTTCCTGTCGGACTTCGTCTGCCACCTGGTCGATCCGGTCCTCTGGGGGATGAAGGCCAAGGCCCCGGAATTCATCGTGGCCAGCGGAGGCCGCTACGCGCTCGATGACAACGGCGAAACGCCCGACACGCTGGAAGTCATCTACCGATTCCCGACGGACTGGCAACTCATCTGGAGTCTTCAGACCAGCGCACCCCACGGATTCCGAGGCCGATCGTCTGGGATCGAGTTCGTCGGCACCAAGGGAACGCTTCACGGCCACTACAACGATTACGTGATCATTCCCAATCCCGGCGAGGAGATCGTCGAGCCTGAGCCGACCCTGCCGCGATCTCCGGGGCACCATCGCGAGTGGCTCAACAAGATCAAATCTCGTGAACTCTGCTCCTGCAACTTCCGCTATGGCCACGAGCTGACGGCGGTCGGTCACCTCGGCAACATCGCCCTCCGAACGCAAGAGGCGTTGCAGTGGGACAGCGGAGCCGAACGCTTCACGAACTCTGAAGAAGCGAACGGCCATTTGTTCCGGAACGAATACCGCAAGCCCTGGGACTTGCCGAAGGTTTGA
- a CDS encoding FG-GAP repeat domain-containing protein, with amino-acid sequence MTALISHVAMVSMILVGSSNPATSTDASGWTKHTINDRSPFEAAGAFDVDGDGILDVVCGETWYRGPEFQTSYKVREVTQRGTYFNCFATLPVDVNGDGLMDYVTCSYFGRDVGWVENPGEFGALWTYHEIDLPGPSEAAWMVDLTGDGQLEVLPNPVNVVVFYRLENPGPNASWTKVELGAEQAGHGVGSGDVNGDGRIDILTPKGWFESPEAPLSESWTFHSEWSLLGGHPDRPNDMATGIQILAKDVDGDDLSDVIYGMGHNYGLYWIKQEQDDEGRRSWSEPMFIDDSIHQAHTLLWADLDGSGQEDHLVTGTRIYGHEVEPGDTDAPIIASYQFDREAGQWTRSLIYQGEPATNAPPPDRAGDRNALNDFPRGTAGTGLQMMAVDLDGDGDLDLLCPGKSGLYWLENPETS; translated from the coding sequence ATGACAGCTTTGATTTCTCACGTGGCGATGGTGTCGATGATCCTGGTCGGTTCATCGAATCCCGCAACATCAACCGATGCATCGGGATGGACGAAGCACACGATCAACGACCGCAGCCCGTTTGAAGCGGCGGGCGCATTCGACGTCGACGGAGACGGCATCCTCGACGTCGTCTGTGGCGAAACCTGGTATCGAGGTCCGGAGTTTCAGACCTCGTACAAGGTTCGAGAGGTCACGCAACGAGGCACGTACTTCAACTGCTTCGCCACCTTGCCAGTCGATGTGAACGGCGATGGCTTGATGGATTACGTCACGTGCTCTTACTTCGGCCGCGATGTGGGCTGGGTCGAGAATCCGGGAGAGTTCGGAGCGCTCTGGACCTATCACGAGATCGACCTTCCGGGACCGAGTGAAGCTGCCTGGATGGTTGATCTGACCGGCGACGGCCAGCTTGAAGTCCTGCCGAACCCGGTGAACGTGGTCGTGTTCTACCGCCTTGAGAATCCGGGGCCGAACGCCTCGTGGACCAAGGTCGAGCTGGGAGCCGAGCAGGCTGGACACGGCGTTGGCTCCGGGGATGTCAATGGCGATGGAAGGATCGACATCCTCACACCAAAGGGTTGGTTCGAGTCTCCTGAAGCTCCGTTGAGCGAGTCCTGGACCTTCCATTCGGAGTGGTCCCTGCTTGGCGGCCATCCGGATCGACCCAACGATATGGCCACCGGAATTCAAATTCTCGCCAAGGACGTCGATGGGGACGATCTCTCAGATGTGATTTACGGGATGGGCCACAACTATGGCCTCTACTGGATCAAGCAAGAGCAAGACGACGAGGGCCGCCGAAGCTGGTCTGAGCCGATGTTCATTGATGATTCGATCCACCAGGCTCACACCTTGCTCTGGGCTGATCTCGACGGGAGCGGGCAAGAGGATCATCTGGTCACCGGCACCCGAATCTACGGCCACGAGGTCGAGCCGGGAGATACCGACGCGCCGATCATCGCCTCGTATCAATTCGATCGCGAGGCGGGCCAGTGGACCCGATCGCTGATCTATCAGGGCGAACCGGCGACGAATGCCCCTCCCCCAGACCGCGCCGGCGATCGGAATGCGCTCAATGATTTTCCCCGAGGTACCGCCGGGACAGGCTTACAAATGATGGCGGTCGATCTCGACGGAGACGGCGACCTCGACCTGCTCTGCCCCGGCAAGAGCGGGCTCTACTGGCTTGAGAATCCAGAGACGTCATGA
- a CDS encoding FG-GAP-like repeat-containing protein — MIADLAEIKGMAVQADGGSVLVGTISRAGNDDFVVIRFEPNGQLDTSFGTMGMTIIAFDLGANESDRAQGVAVQPDGKILVVGPVEQPGGQRDFGIARLEANGQIDLQFGIAGRIVVGFNRSPIVTEQDDIARAVVVQPDGKILVVGSVDDLGDENDFGLVRLNPDGALDSTFAESGRAVIAFDLGASAEDQDDDATGVAVQSDGRIVVTGSVRTMQRHRDFGFARLRPEGDLDLSFGQNGKVVLGFDLGSTPDRRHDDPTALVIQPDGKVVAAGTILRDNGQSDFGILRLNANGTPDPSFGQNGRVHVNVGAGDRDLAVALAHQGDGRLLVAGDVQSARGDSDFGVIQLSSTGQLVGTFGQNGRVIIPFNLGPRSFDHDRTRGAGLDGNGALLVAGQVDDGQGDLLAGITRLFVDRSPTTVLRVGPVVPDVRRFPVSSVDVQFSEAILPSSFQVSALRLLRNGEQVPLGPGVTLVNSPGSPAIFRIDGLSEATARSGTYELWVDASGVQDLAGNPGQGASSTVYSVRRKAVPADYDGDGISDVSTYSVVGGIGRFEIWQSSDQRFRVEELGSSGDFPVDADFDGDGIIDLAVFGYTPSLGYARFLYRQSSDGATRSIPFGGPFDFPLAGDFDGDGLTDIAVFGFSPNEGFSRFGILLSDTRQAFSRPFGGPFDFPVTGDFDGDWRTDIAVYGYSPRNGYSRFAILPSMPNDLTFSQAVGAYPVPFGGLNDSPVVGDFDGDGRTDLAVYGYSPRNDFSRFGILFSSGHPTMTFPFGGSGDVPVAGDYDGDGRTDLAVFGFSPNNGFHRFAILPSGGAPARTVRFGSFGAIGLPAFPGLFPLSGNAAMTGSMASVSRLASAPVELPQASERWERWMTRHRTRLRSLTGFEKTG; from the coding sequence GTGATTGCCGACCTCGCGGAAATCAAGGGCATGGCGGTGCAGGCTGATGGCGGTTCGGTTCTGGTGGGCACGATCAGTCGCGCTGGAAACGATGATTTCGTCGTGATCCGCTTTGAGCCAAATGGTCAGCTCGACACGAGCTTCGGCACGATGGGGATGACCATCATTGCCTTTGATCTGGGTGCCAACGAGAGCGACCGTGCTCAGGGGGTTGCGGTCCAGCCCGATGGGAAAATCCTTGTGGTCGGACCTGTCGAGCAGCCGGGTGGCCAGCGGGATTTTGGAATCGCGAGGCTCGAGGCCAACGGCCAGATTGACCTCCAGTTCGGGATCGCTGGCCGCATCGTGGTGGGATTCAATCGGAGTCCGATTGTTACCGAGCAAGACGACATTGCCAGGGCGGTCGTTGTGCAGCCTGATGGCAAAATCCTGGTCGTAGGTTCGGTCGATGATCTCGGAGACGAGAACGATTTCGGCCTGGTACGCCTGAACCCCGACGGGGCCCTTGATTCGACCTTTGCCGAGAGTGGTCGAGCCGTCATCGCGTTTGATCTCGGTGCCTCTGCCGAGGATCAAGATGATGATGCAACAGGGGTGGCTGTGCAATCTGATGGACGGATTGTGGTCACGGGTTCCGTACGCACCATGCAGCGACATCGCGATTTCGGTTTCGCGAGACTGAGGCCGGAAGGTGATCTCGATCTCTCGTTCGGGCAAAACGGTAAGGTCGTTCTGGGGTTTGACCTCGGCAGCACTCCCGATCGGCGGCATGATGATCCGACCGCACTTGTCATCCAGCCAGATGGCAAGGTTGTCGCCGCCGGCACGATCCTGCGTGACAACGGCCAGAGCGATTTTGGCATTCTCAGGCTCAACGCCAACGGAACCCCGGACCCGTCGTTTGGTCAGAACGGCCGAGTCCACGTCAATGTCGGTGCCGGTGATCGCGATCTCGCCGTTGCGTTGGCACACCAGGGAGATGGCCGGCTCCTCGTTGCTGGGGACGTCCAAAGTGCCCGTGGTGATTCGGATTTTGGGGTGATTCAACTGTCCTCGACCGGCCAACTTGTGGGAACGTTCGGGCAGAACGGCCGGGTGATCATCCCGTTCAATCTCGGGCCGCGATCATTTGATCACGACCGAACTCGGGGTGCAGGTTTGGACGGTAATGGGGCCCTTCTGGTTGCCGGTCAGGTGGACGATGGTCAAGGCGATCTGCTGGCTGGAATCACTCGGCTTTTTGTGGACCGTAGCCCAACAACCGTCCTCCGCGTTGGGCCGGTTGTGCCCGATGTAAGGCGGTTCCCTGTGTCCTCGGTCGACGTTCAATTCAGTGAAGCGATTCTCCCGTCCAGTTTCCAGGTCTCCGCACTCCGATTGCTTCGAAACGGCGAACAAGTGCCTCTTGGTCCCGGGGTGACTCTGGTGAACTCGCCCGGGTCTCCCGCGATTTTTCGGATTGATGGACTTTCTGAAGCAACTGCCCGGTCTGGAACTTACGAGCTGTGGGTCGATGCCAGTGGAGTCCAAGATCTGGCCGGAAACCCGGGGCAAGGAGCGTCCTCAACCGTCTACTCTGTCCGTCGCAAGGCGGTGCCGGCCGATTATGATGGCGATGGCATTTCAGATGTCTCGACCTATTCGGTCGTCGGAGGGATCGGCCGCTTCGAGATCTGGCAATCATCCGATCAGCGATTTCGAGTCGAGGAACTTGGGTCATCGGGCGATTTTCCGGTCGACGCGGACTTCGATGGCGACGGGATCATCGATCTGGCTGTGTTCGGCTACACCCCTTCTCTCGGCTATGCTCGGTTCCTTTATCGACAATCAAGCGATGGAGCGACCCGTTCGATTCCCTTCGGAGGTCCCTTTGACTTTCCCCTCGCAGGAGACTTCGACGGTGATGGACTCACCGACATTGCCGTTTTTGGATTCAGCCCGAATGAAGGGTTCAGCCGATTTGGCATCCTGCTCTCGGACACCAGGCAGGCATTTAGCCGACCTTTTGGGGGACCATTCGATTTCCCGGTGACCGGCGATTTCGACGGGGACTGGCGAACCGACATCGCCGTCTACGGCTACAGTCCTAGGAATGGGTACAGTCGCTTCGCCATTCTTCCTTCGATGCCGAATGATCTGACGTTTTCCCAGGCGGTTGGCGCTTATCCTGTGCCGTTCGGGGGGCTGAACGACTCTCCCGTGGTTGGGGATTTTGACGGTGATGGACGTACCGATCTGGCCGTCTATGGGTATAGCCCGCGCAATGACTTTTCTCGATTCGGAATTCTTTTCAGCTCCGGCCACCCGACAATGACCTTTCCCTTCGGAGGCTCGGGCGACGTGCCCGTTGCCGGGGATTACGATGGAGACGGTCGCACCGATCTGGCTGTGTTCGGCTTTAGCCCGAACAACGGATTTCACCGCTTTGCCATCCTTCCCTCGGGAGGAGCACCGGCGAGAACCGTTCGCTTCGGCAGCTTCGGAGCGATCGGCTTGCCTGCCTTCCCAGGATTGTTTCCGCTCTCGGGAAACGCGGCGATGACGGGGTCGATGGCCTCTGTAAGCCGCCTTGCCTCTGCCCCGGTTGAACTGCCCCAAGCGTCTGAGCGCTGGGAGCGGTGGATGACTCGCCATCGGACTCGTCTGAGGTCGCTCACTGGGTTCGAGAAAACCGGCTGA
- a CDS encoding YkgJ family cysteine cluster protein has product MNSETGAPWYRDGLRFTCTQCGNCCTGAPGYVWVSGDEIARLAEQTGLSVEQFAQQYVRQVGRRYSLVERPNGDCIFWDRTAGCTVYEARPIQCRTWPFWSENLETPQDWDDVRQTCPGSGQGQWYSVEAIEAAASRTVS; this is encoded by the coding sequence ATGAACTCCGAAACCGGCGCACCCTGGTATCGAGACGGCTTGCGGTTCACCTGCACTCAGTGCGGCAACTGCTGTACGGGAGCTCCCGGTTACGTCTGGGTCAGCGGCGACGAAATCGCGCGGCTGGCTGAGCAGACCGGACTTTCGGTCGAACAGTTCGCCCAGCAGTACGTCCGTCAGGTCGGCCGGCGCTACAGTCTTGTCGAGCGGCCCAACGGCGATTGTATTTTCTGGGATCGCACCGCCGGTTGCACCGTCTACGAGGCCCGGCCGATCCAGTGCCGGACCTGGCCTTTCTGGTCCGAGAATCTTGAAACCCCCCAGGACTGGGATGACGTCCGCCAGACTTGCCCCGGATCCGGCCAGGGGCAATGGTACAGTGTCGAGGCCATTGAGGCCGCCGCATCGCGGACGGTCTCATGA
- a CDS encoding HU family DNA-binding protein gives MTKKEIVKKISEEIGLTQLKTKDIVQRTLNEIIKTLVEEGRIELRNFGVFEVKRRAPRKARNPRTGDKVSVPAKNVVTFKPGKEMEELVRNMDPSKLPLEKDDGDSDFEGDGSVDPGSGTPRVPSSAGADAKR, from the coding sequence GTGACGAAGAAAGAGATCGTGAAGAAGATCTCCGAGGAGATCGGGCTGACGCAGCTCAAGACCAAAGACATCGTTCAGCGCACGCTGAATGAGATCATAAAAACCTTGGTCGAGGAGGGTCGGATCGAGCTTCGCAACTTCGGCGTCTTCGAGGTCAAGCGACGCGCTCCCCGCAAGGCACGGAATCCTCGGACCGGCGACAAGGTTTCGGTTCCGGCCAAGAATGTCGTGACCTTCAAGCCGGGCAAGGAAATGGAAGAATTGGTCCGCAACATGGACCCTTCAAAACTTCCGCTGGAGAAAGACGACGGAGATTCCGATTTTGAAGGTGACGGGTCTGTCGATCCGGGTTCGGGAACCCCTCGGGTGCCTTCATCCGCTGGGGCAGACGCGAAACGCTGA
- the tal gene encoding transaldolase produces MATASASTPLSKLQAQKQSVWIDFMSRAFVRQGELARLIEEDGLQGATSNPTIFEKAIGHSADYNDDTRQLVSEGADVDTIYQNLVVADIQGALELFRTVYDRTDGLDGYVSLEVSPLLAHDREKTTEEAKHYWQRLDRPNAMIKIPGTPECVPAIEDSLADGLNINVTLLFSVEAYEAVAQAYVRALKRRIDAGQSVDHIASVASFFVSRIDTEVDKRLDALIAQETDEGRKALLESLQGKAAIANAKNAYAVYERIFSGPEWEALAAKGARVQRLLWASVGTKNPSYPDTLYIDELIGPDTVSTMPPETYNAFRDHGRIVDQPTLTTEMAEAQSLVAQLAEVGIDLNDVTDFLLKDGVEKFAQSFDDLYGAVRAKREQFAR; encoded by the coding sequence ATGGCAACCGCCTCTGCCTCGACCCCCCTGTCAAAGCTCCAGGCCCAGAAGCAAAGCGTCTGGATTGATTTTATGAGCCGTGCGTTCGTCCGCCAGGGAGAGCTGGCCAGGCTGATTGAGGAGGACGGCCTTCAGGGAGCCACCTCGAACCCGACCATCTTTGAGAAGGCGATCGGCCATAGTGCAGATTACAACGATGACACCCGGCAACTGGTTTCTGAAGGGGCCGATGTCGACACGATTTACCAGAATTTGGTCGTCGCCGATATTCAGGGTGCGCTTGAGCTGTTCCGTACCGTTTACGACCGAACCGATGGCCTCGACGGATATGTGAGCCTCGAAGTTTCCCCTTTGCTTGCTCACGATCGCGAAAAGACGACCGAGGAGGCCAAGCATTACTGGCAACGCCTCGACCGGCCAAACGCGATGATCAAAATTCCTGGGACTCCCGAATGCGTTCCAGCTATTGAGGACTCGCTGGCGGATGGCCTCAATATCAACGTCACCTTGCTGTTCAGTGTTGAGGCGTACGAGGCCGTGGCTCAGGCCTACGTTCGTGCCCTGAAGCGTCGAATCGATGCAGGGCAATCGGTTGATCACATTGCTTCGGTCGCCAGTTTCTTCGTCTCTCGGATCGATACCGAAGTCGATAAGCGGCTCGACGCATTGATTGCCCAGGAAACGGACGAAGGCCGCAAGGCTCTTCTCGAATCGCTTCAGGGTAAAGCCGCGATCGCCAACGCCAAGAATGCCTATGCGGTTTACGAGCGAATCTTCTCCGGTCCAGAATGGGAGGCCCTGGCCGCAAAGGGGGCTCGTGTCCAGCGGCTGCTCTGGGCCTCAGTCGGCACCAAGAATCCAAGCTATCCGGATACTCTCTACATCGATGAACTGATCGGTCCGGACACCGTCAGCACCATGCCACCCGAAACGTACAACGCCTTCCGCGATCACGGCCGGATCGTCGATCAGCCCACCCTCACCACGGAGATGGCCGAAGCCCAAAGCCTCGTGGCCCAACTTGCCGAGGTCGGTATCGACCTGAACGATGTCACCGACTTCCTCTTGAAGGACGGCGTGGAAAAGTTCGCCCAGTCGTTCGACGACCTCTACGGTGCCGTCCGCGCGAAGCGTGAGCAATTCGCCCGCTGA
- a CDS encoding maltose acetyltransferase domain-containing protein, with amino-acid sequence MRTERDKMLAGELYLGFDPALVAARRRARVLMAAYNSSGPDEEEKREQILRRLIGKVGSGVWIEPPFSCDYGEFIELGDGVYLNFHCIFLDCNWIRVGDRTMFGPAVQVYTASHPVSAAERRKGPEMAYPVTIGSDVWIGGGAIICPGVTIGEGSTIGAGSVVTKNVPPNVLAVGNPCRVIRDLFGESRVDGSAV; translated from the coding sequence ATCCGGACCGAACGCGACAAAATGCTCGCTGGAGAACTGTATCTCGGTTTCGATCCGGCCCTTGTGGCGGCTCGGAGGCGTGCCCGGGTCCTGATGGCTGCCTATAACAGTTCAGGGCCAGACGAGGAGGAAAAGCGGGAGCAGATCCTTCGCCGGCTGATCGGAAAGGTTGGATCCGGTGTCTGGATCGAGCCGCCGTTCTCGTGCGACTACGGAGAGTTCATTGAACTCGGGGACGGAGTCTATCTGAACTTCCACTGCATCTTTCTCGACTGCAACTGGATCCGGGTCGGCGACCGGACGATGTTCGGGCCCGCGGTTCAGGTCTACACGGCCTCACATCCGGTTTCGGCCGCCGAGCGACGCAAGGGGCCGGAGATGGCGTATCCGGTGACGATCGGCAGCGATGTCTGGATCGGCGGCGGGGCAATCATCTGTCCGGGGGTGACGATCGGCGAAGGCTCGACCATCGGCGCTGGGAGTGTGGTGACGAAGAACGTGCCGCCGAATGTTCTCGCTGTCGGCAATCCGTGTCGGGTCATTCGGGATCTCTTTGGAGAATCCCGTGTGGACGGATCGGCCGTGTGA
- a CDS encoding MoaD/ThiS family protein — MLDRTTGVDAVTVTIHLFAIARQRVGSPEIVVTLPKPATVGDLRRATAEQYPDLALLLPAMMVAVENAYVGDDVTIADGNEIALIPPVSGGSDAFEESVDVKQDP; from the coding sequence TTGCTCGATCGAACGACGGGAGTCGATGCCGTGACCGTGACGATCCACCTCTTTGCCATCGCCCGACAGCGGGTCGGCAGTCCCGAGATTGTCGTCACCCTGCCCAAACCGGCAACCGTCGGGGACCTGAGACGAGCCACGGCCGAGCAATACCCGGATCTTGCCTTGCTCTTGCCAGCCATGATGGTTGCGGTCGAAAACGCGTACGTCGGTGATGACGTGACGATTGCCGACGGCAACGAGATCGCCTTGATTCCTCCGGTGAGCGGGGGATCGGATGCGTTTGAAGAATCCGTCGATGTGAAGCAAGACCCGTGA
- the moaA gene encoding GTP 3',8-cyclase MoaA, which yields MATDRLIDRFGRLHNNLRISVTDRCNIRCTYCMPEQVQFLPRKELLSFEEIERFVRVATTLGITKLRLTGGEPLVRRDLPVLIEKLAQIPGIIDVGLTTNGILLAPMARTLFDAGLRRINVSLDTMDPDRFERLTRRPGFEKVIEGILAAKEAGFDPVKVNAVAIKGETDEDVVPLGRFAREHRLELRFIEYMPLDAGNAWERDKVLFASEILELLSNTFGPLTPAPDQDPRAPAVDYDYVDGGGRVGLIASVSRPFCGSCNRVRITADGKLRNCLFALDETDIRALIRGGASDLDLASALRDSVAAKWEGHQINAANFIKPERLMHSIGG from the coding sequence ATGGCAACCGATCGGCTCATTGACCGCTTCGGACGGCTTCACAACAACCTCCGGATCAGTGTCACCGACCGTTGCAACATTCGCTGCACCTACTGCATGCCCGAGCAGGTCCAGTTCCTCCCGCGTAAGGAATTGCTGAGCTTCGAGGAGATCGAGCGTTTCGTTCGGGTGGCGACGACCCTCGGCATTACGAAGCTTCGCCTCACTGGAGGCGAACCGCTTGTGCGTCGAGACTTGCCTGTTCTGATCGAGAAGCTGGCGCAAATACCCGGCATCATCGATGTTGGTCTGACGACAAACGGCATTCTCCTTGCCCCGATGGCCCGAACCCTCTTTGACGCGGGGCTGAGGCGGATTAACGTCAGCCTCGACACGATGGACCCCGATCGTTTCGAGCGGCTGACCCGCCGACCGGGGTTTGAGAAGGTCATCGAAGGCATTCTTGCTGCCAAGGAGGCCGGGTTTGACCCCGTGAAGGTCAACGCGGTGGCGATTAAGGGCGAGACGGATGAGGATGTCGTTCCGCTGGGCCGATTCGCTCGCGAGCACAGGCTGGAACTTCGATTCATTGAGTACATGCCCCTCGACGCCGGCAATGCCTGGGAGCGGGATAAGGTGCTCTTTGCGTCAGAGATACTGGAGTTGCTTTCAAACACTTTCGGTCCACTCACCCCAGCACCTGATCAGGATCCAAGAGCGCCAGCCGTTGACTATGATTACGTCGATGGCGGTGGGCGGGTCGGTCTGATCGCCTCCGTGAGCCGCCCTTTTTGCGGTAGTTGCAACCGAGTGCGGATTACGGCCGATGGAAAGCTTCGCAACTGCCTGTTTGCCCTCGATGAAACGGACATACGGGCCTTGATCCGTGGTGGAGCCTCCGACCTCGACCTGGCCAGCGCCCTGCGAGACAGCGTGGCCGCCAAATGGGAGGGGCATCAAATCAATGCGGCGAACTTCATCAAGCCAGAGCGTCTGATGCACTCGATCGGCGGCTGA
- a CDS encoding peptidase, translated as MASSKDFDDPFSSDDSITTEEMARMTYCLGIITKDGFVVASDSRTNAGYDQVNVCKKMHTFEVPGSRVFVLMTSGSLSCSQSLMALLRQDFEQGNGLASCETMYDAARVVGAKVRRVAELDRDALEQDKYRFNVHTVLAGQIRGQPHDLYLIYPQGNPLRASEESPYLQIGECKYGRPILDRGVRFERTTLEDAALYALISLDSTMRSNVTVGPPIDLLIYTRDELQLCRRRRFAERDPDLAAIHEQWEHALQQAVQELPGIRFDPES; from the coding sequence GTGGCGTCCTCCAAGGACTTCGACGACCCGTTCAGCAGCGATGACTCAATCACGACGGAGGAGATGGCCCGGATGACGTACTGCCTGGGAATAATCACGAAGGACGGTTTCGTCGTCGCGTCGGACTCACGAACCAATGCGGGATACGATCAGGTTAATGTGTGTAAAAAAATGCACACATTTGAGGTTCCTGGCAGTCGGGTATTCGTGCTGATGACGAGCGGGAGCCTCTCCTGCAGTCAGTCGCTGATGGCGTTGCTTCGACAGGATTTTGAACAGGGGAACGGGCTCGCCTCGTGCGAGACGATGTACGATGCCGCTCGGGTGGTTGGTGCCAAGGTACGTCGAGTTGCCGAGCTGGATCGAGACGCGTTGGAACAGGACAAATACCGGTTCAACGTCCACACAGTGCTCGCCGGGCAGATCCGTGGTCAGCCACACGATCTGTACCTGATCTATCCGCAGGGCAATCCGCTTCGAGCCTCCGAGGAATCGCCCTACTTGCAAATTGGTGAGTGCAAATATGGTCGGCCGATTCTCGATCGTGGGGTTCGCTTCGAGCGAACGACGCTTGAGGATGCAGCCTTGTATGCGCTGATCTCGCTCGATTCAACGATGCGATCGAACGTTACCGTCGGGCCCCCGATTGACCTCTTGATCTACACGCGCGACGAGCTTCAACTGTGCCGTCGTCGTCGCTTTGCCGAACGAGATCCAGACCTCGCGGCCATTCATGAGCAATGGGAGCACGCCTTGCAGCAAGCTGTTCAGGAGTTACCGGGAATCCGCTTTGATCCCGAATCCTGA